TCCCACAGCAGCGGCACCTCGGGCGAGCAGTCGCTGATGAGACCAAGGGGCCGCCCTGCTTCCTTGAGGGCTCGCAGCGTCGCCAGGGCATCAGGATAGGGGTTCATCACCTGCTCCCGGGTGTAGGCGACGCGTATCCGAGTGGCCTCAGTGATCTGCTCCTCGCTGGCCTCGATCCCGGCCTCGCGGCACAGGTCCCGCAGGTTCTCCTCAAGGGTCGCCCAGCGCCCAAGCGTGCGTTCATGTGCCACCTTGCGGAACAGATCAGCGAAGTCCGCCGGAGCCATTCCGAGCGCCTGGCCCATTTCGCCGAGGATGGCGAAGTACTCGTCATGCCGAAACACCGGGACCAGGGTACCGAACAGGTCGAACAGCACCGCCTCCCGGGCCGCCAGGGAAAGACGTCCGCCGGGCTCATCGGGACCACGGCGTGACACGAAGAACTTGGCCGTCGCCACAGCCGCGACCGACCCGTCGGCCATGATCACCTCGCCCTCGGTCTCGGCCAGCTTCCCGCGAAGTCTTGTGATGCGACCGCGGACCTTCAGCATGCTCTCCAGCGGGATTGCCTTCTTCAGCCGCACGGTCATCTCGGCCGTTACCGCGTCGTACCCGCGCCGGTACAGCACATGGGTCATCATCTCGTCCAGCAGCGTCGAGGTGATGCCGCCGTGGAGGATCTCCGACCACCCCTGGTGGTGCTTCTGCGGCATGAAGGTGCAGCAGCAGTCCAGACCTTCCAGGTGGATGTCACCCAGACGCAGGCCGTGTGGGTTGTGAGTTCCGCAGGCGAAGCACCAGCGGTCGTCCTTGAGATTCATCGACATGGGCAATCCCTCATGGTTCCGGCGTGCTCAGGTCTCGCCGTCGTCTCCAGCGTTCTCATCAGCGCCCAAGCCAGCCCCGTGCACGATCCAGGCAGTCCTCCAGCGTCTCACGGGCGAACTCGCAACGCTGGATCGACCGGAAGAAGCGACGACCATAGCCCCGGGTCACAATGCGCTTGTCCAGCACGAAGACCACACCGGTATCGGTGGCCGTCCGAATCAGTCGGCCGAAGCCCTGCTTGAAGGCGACGACGGCCTCGGGCAGATAGTAGTCCATCATCGGGTCGAGGCCCTTGCGGGCAGCATCCTCCTGCCGGGCCTGGACGACCGGATCACTGGGCACCGCGAAGGGCAGCTTGCAGATGACCACACAGCGCAGGGCATCGCCGGGGACGTCGACACCCTCCCAGAAGCTCTTGAGGCCGAAGAGAACGGCGCGGTCATCGTGCCGCAGGCGCTCCAGCAGGTCATAGCGCGGCCCGCTGACGTCCTGACACAGCGGCGTCATGCCCTGTGATCGAAGCGGCTGCTCCAGAGCCCGGAAGGCCTGGCTCATCCGCGAGCGCGCCGTGAACAGCGCCAGGGTTCCCCCTTCAGTGACCTCACAGATCTTGCCCAATGCGTCCACCACAGCATCATTGAACCCAAACTGCGAGGCCTCGGGCATGTCACCGGGCACGCACAGCAGGAGTTGCTCGGTCAGGTCGAAGGGCGACGACGCCGTCACCTCGACCAGCTTGTCCCGGTAGCGGTCCAGTCCCAAACGCTGCCGGAAGTACCCGAAGCGTCCGTCCACCGTCATTGTTGCCGAGGTGAAGACGATCGCGCTCTTCTTGGAGAACAGCGCCTCCTCGAGCACGGGGCCGATGTCGACCGGCGCCGCATGCAGACCCCACGAGGGCCCCGAGCGTGAACGCCAGGCCTCGGCCCAGGTCACGTAGTCCACCTGACTGCTCCCGGAGTCGAGAACCTTCGCCAGAGCCTCCAGGACGGCCGCGATCCGCATCTTCACGGCATCGGCGTCAGTATCCAGGCCTTCGCTACCGCTCTTTGCGCCTTTGTCGATCGGCTTCAGTTGTTCGGCAAAGGCCTCGACCGACCGTAGCAGTGTCAGCCCCGCCGATAGAGCCTGCGCACCCAGTTCCGCCAACTCCGCCCACTCCGGCATCTGTCGCACTTCGTCCGTCAGCCGCACCGCTGCGCGACCTTCTTCAGTGCGCCCATCGTTGGGCATATCGAAGCAGAAGTCGAAGACCAGATCACCCATCTCGGCGGCGGCATCGGCAAAGGTGTCGGCAAGCGCCGGCAACTGATCCAGGGCCCCGTTCGCCTCAGGCACTCCGGGCCGCTCACCAAGCTCCAGCAGCCGGCGCTTCATCAGCTCGACGAAGCTACCACGGCTGCCCGAGAAGGCCTGGAGGAGCTGCCGCAGACCGTGACCCGAACACTCCAGGCTCAGCGCATCGGTCGCCACGGTCTCCACATTCTGGGCTTCGTCGAAGACCAGGCGGCTGTACTTGGGCAGCACCTGCGAACGCGCATCGGCCATCGTTAGCGCGTGGTTTGCGACGATGATGTCCGAGTTCCGCGCGTGAGCCCGTGCGATCTCCACCGGGCACACATCGCCGTAGGAGCAGGCCTTCCCCACGCAGGAATCGCCCTGTGACCGCACACGGGCCAGCACACTCGGTAGCTCCGGCAGCAACTGGAACACATCGCCGGGCAGGCTCTCCAGGTCACCGCCGCTACCGTGGGCCAACCAGGAGATCAGGAAGGCCGCAACGACTCGTTCACCGCGCAGAAGGGAGTTCGCTGCGTCGATGGCGACCGACATGAGCAGGCGAATACAGGGGTAGTTCGCCCGCCCCTTGAGCAGTGCGGCCTGAAAGCCAAAGGGCAGCGCTCGCTGCAGCAGGGGCAGGTCCTTCTCGATGAGCTGGGCCTGCAGGTTCTTGGTGTTGGTCGAGATCACCACCGGCTCGCCCTCACGACATGCCCAGAGCACAGCCGGCACCAGGTAGGCCAGCGACTTCCCTACACCCGTGCCGGCCTCAGCCAGGAGGAACCGCCCGTCCCGCAGGGCATCGGCTACCTCTCGCGCCATGTCCACCTGCCCCGCGCGATGCTCGTAGGCCGCGAGAGCCTCCGCGATACAGCCACCAGGTGACAGGACCTCGATCGACAGGTCACGCAGGTCTCCCGATGGGACCGTGTCGGCACTGTCCCTCTTCCGCACGGGGGGCTTCTGGGGCAGTACCGAGCCGATGCGCATGAGGTCGGTGCTGCCGGCAACACCCTCTGGCCAGGGCAACCAGGCATGCCCCGGGTCCTGTGCCAGCAAGGGCGACAGCACCCTGAGCAGCCCCTCGGGTGCATTCTGGATGGCCTCCAGCACACGCTCCCAGAGCAGGCACGTCAGGGCAAGAGGGTCATCGCCCGGGGTGTCGGCAGCCGCCATGTCCTCCGGGCTATGACAGGAGACCGTAGGCAACCAGATCAGCGACAGCTCGCGCAAGTCACGCAGTTTTGCCAGGGCGGTCCGCGCGTGAGGAAGCACTTCGGGACGCGAGAGGAGTTCGCTGAGGTCCTCAGCCTCGAAGCACACAATCGGGGCGTCATCGCAGTGGCGGATCAGCTCACGCAGCGTCTTGTCCAGGTCATGGCCGCGGTCGGGCAACCGCCATTCACGGCAGGCACCCTCCTGCACACGAGCGTAGAGAGTACGCTCGCGCGAGGGTCCACGAAGGGCGACATAGGCAAGCTTCGGCTGGCTATCCTTCATGCGGGGTGAGGGCCGTTGTTGGCGAAGGCGCAGGTAATGTGGGCGAATCGTCAGCGGGGCGTGTCAGGCTCTGCAGGGCCGCAAGCCGCGAGCGGCACCTCCAGGGCCCACCCCATGTCTGGGGCTATTGTACCTCAAAACACAGCGGCCGCCTACTCTCACAGGAGCGGCGGCCGCCGGGAAAAGCAAGGGAACAGAACTAGAACTGCGAGGCTGTCTCGTCGTAGTCTTCTTCTGCGTCGCCATTCCGGAGTGCCTGGCCGAGGAGGTCGACGGTGGTGACCAGCATGGAGCGGTCCCAGCAGTCACGCTTCATGTCTTCAACGTCCACCTGTTCGTCGAGCAAGCCCTGTTCAAGGGGTCGGATGTACTTGGCCTTCACGATGGTGAGGTGTTCACGGCCGCCCCGGGTGCTGTAGCTCTCCTTATTGAGGGTCCCGATCACCAGCAGGCGGGTTCCCTCCTTGATGTTGTCAACTGCCCAACGCCCCAACTCCTCCCACACGTCGACGAGAAAGAGATCGGACACCGGTTCGCCCGTAGCTCGGTAGAAGGGCCTGTCCACTTCGAAACTGAACTCTGCCTTGACTTGGCCGGAGGACTTCTGACGAAGTGTT
The sequence above is drawn from the Armatimonadia bacterium genome and encodes:
- a CDS encoding HAD-IA family hydrolase, whose translation is MSMNLKDDRWCFACGTHNPHGLRLGDIHLEGLDCCCTFMPQKHHQGWSEILHGGITSTLLDEMMTHVLYRRGYDAVTAEMTVRLKKAIPLESMLKVRGRITRLRGKLAETEGEVIMADGSVAAVATAKFFVSRRGPDEPGGRLSLAAREAVLFDLFGTLVPVFRHDEYFAILGEMGQALGMAPADFADLFRKVAHERTLGRWATLEENLRDLCREAGIEASEEQITEATRIRVAYTREQVMNPYPDALATLRALKEAGRPLGLISDCSPEVPLLWDETPLSEFIPDPVLSCAVGLRKPDARIYQLACERLGVDPYRAVFVGDGDSNEIQGAAEIGLCPILVDRGETSAFRVSESEHCGIVVHDLTQVLPLVGLEAVEAS
- a CDS encoding single-stranded DNA-binding protein, with product MADLNLVALTGFATRDATLRQKSSGQVKAEFSFEVDRPFYRATGEPVSDLFLVDVWEELGRWAVDNIKEGTRLLVIGTLNKESYSTRGGREHLTIVKAKYIRPLEQGLLDEQVDVEDMKRDCWDRSMLVTTVDLLGQALRNGDAEEDYDETASQF
- a CDS encoding helicase C-terminal domain-containing protein, encoding MKDSQPKLAYVALRGPSRERTLYARVQEGACREWRLPDRGHDLDKTLRELIRHCDDAPIVCFEAEDLSELLSRPEVLPHARTALAKLRDLRELSLIWLPTVSCHSPEDMAAADTPGDDPLALTCLLWERVLEAIQNAPEGLLRVLSPLLAQDPGHAWLPWPEGVAGSTDLMRIGSVLPQKPPVRKRDSADTVPSGDLRDLSIEVLSPGGCIAEALAAYEHRAGQVDMAREVADALRDGRFLLAEAGTGVGKSLAYLVPAVLWACREGEPVVISTNTKNLQAQLIEKDLPLLQRALPFGFQAALLKGRANYPCIRLLMSVAIDAANSLLRGERVVAAFLISWLAHGSGGDLESLPGDVFQLLPELPSVLARVRSQGDSCVGKACSYGDVCPVEIARAHARNSDIIVANHALTMADARSQVLPKYSRLVFDEAQNVETVATDALSLECSGHGLRQLLQAFSGSRGSFVELMKRRLLELGERPGVPEANGALDQLPALADTFADAAAEMGDLVFDFCFDMPNDGRTEEGRAAVRLTDEVRQMPEWAELAELGAQALSAGLTLLRSVEAFAEQLKPIDKGAKSGSEGLDTDADAVKMRIAAVLEALAKVLDSGSSQVDYVTWAEAWRSRSGPSWGLHAAPVDIGPVLEEALFSKKSAIVFTSATMTVDGRFGYFRQRLGLDRYRDKLVEVTASSPFDLTEQLLLCVPGDMPEASQFGFNDAVVDALGKICEVTEGGTLALFTARSRMSQAFRALEQPLRSQGMTPLCQDVSGPRYDLLERLRHDDRAVLFGLKSFWEGVDVPGDALRCVVICKLPFAVPSDPVVQARQEDAARKGLDPMMDYYLPEAVVAFKQGFGRLIRTATDTGVVFVLDKRIVTRGYGRRFFRSIQRCEFARETLEDCLDRARGWLGR